In the genome of Candidatus Sulfotelmatobacter sp., the window TCCCCGTGCTGATACGGGTTCATGGTGCCGGCGTCGACGTTGATGTACGGGTCGAGCTTCTGGATCGACACCGAGACGCCGCGGCTCTTCAAGAGCCTCCCCAATGAGGCGGCGGTTATCCCTTTCCCGAGCGAACTGACCACCCCGCCGGTAAAGAAGATAAATTTCGCCATGGGGGATGCTGCGCTTCGCCGAGTCCGCTCCTGGGACCCGCCGCGGCCGGCCGATCCGTCAGACGCTCGGTTGCTTTAGTCGTCCATTCGGAGGGTTACGGAACGACGGCGACGACGAAGCGGTCGAGATCGGCGTAGTCGCGGATCGTTTCGACGCCGGCGGTCGGCAGCCACTCGCGCACGAGCGTTTCGAGCGTGCTCGCGTTCGCGGGGCCGGCTTCGAGGATGGCGATGCCCCGCGGCGCGATCAGGTGCGGCAAATCCGGCAATAGGCGGCGGTAGAGATCGAGTCCGTCGCCGCCACCGTCGCGCGCGAGCAGCGGCTCGAACGACACCGGATCGGGCGGCGGCGCACACGCGGCCGATGGGACGTACGGCAGGTTCGCGACCAGCGCGTCGAACGGTGCGAACGGCAACAACGGCGCGGCGAGGTCGCCACGCACGAACGTGACGTGCTGAAACACGTTGTTGCGCGCGGCGTTGCGGCGCGCGACGTCGAGTGCGTCCGCCGAGACGTCGCTCGCGTACACGCTCAGGTCCGGCAGCTCGGCCGCCAGCGTGACGGCGATCGCGCCGCTGCCGGTGCCGATGTCCGCGGCCTTCCCGCCTTCACGGCCGATCGCACGCACGTGCCGAACGGCCCACTCGACCGCCAGCTCCGTTTCCGGGCGCGGGACGAGCACGCGTCGGTCGACGCCGAACATGCGGCCGTGGAAGCCCGCCTCGCCGGTCACGTACGCCAGCGGTTCGCCGGCCGCACGACGTTCGACCACCGCCGCGAACCGCTCGGCGACGTCGGGGTCGAGCTCGCGGTCGCGGTGCGCGATCATCTCCTGCCGGGTGACGCCGCCGGCGAACGCCAGCAGGAACGCCGCGTCGAGCCGCCCCGTCCCGCCGACGGGCTCCAAGCGCACCGCGGCGTCGCGCAGCGCTTCGCCGATCGTCATCGCGTCAATCGCGGACGACGACGACGGCTTTGCCGACCAGCTTGCGGTCCATCAGCGCTTCGACGGCAGCCGGGGCGTTGGCCAGTGTGTATCGTTCGTGCACGCGCGGGCGCAGCGTGCCGTTGCGTCGCAGACCGAACATCGCTGCGAAGTTCTCGCGGTTCGCGGCTGGGTTCTTCGCACTCCAGGGGCCCCAGTAGACGCCCAGCGCCTCGCTCTCGCGCAGCAGCAACCGGTTCGCCGGGATCGCCGGGATGCGGCCGCTGGTGAAGCCGACGATCAGTGCGCGCGCGTTCCAGTCGAGCGTGCGCACCAGCGCGTCGAACTGATCGCCGCCGACGTTGTCGAACAGGACGTCGAGCGCGCCGATGGTCGTCTTCACGCGCTCGGCGAGATCTTCGCCGTCGACCAGCACGTGCGCGGCGCCGGCGTCGCGCGCGGCGCCGAGCTTGGCCTCGGAACCGACGATCCCGAGCACCTTCGCGCCCAGCGCCTGACCGATGTCGACGGCCGCCGTGCCGACGCCCCCGCCGGCGCCGGTGACCGCGAGCCGGTCGCCCGCGCGCAGACGGCCACGATCGACCAGCCCGTGATAGGCGGTGCCGTAGGTCATGATCATCCCGGCCGCGGTGACGAAGTCGAGATCGTCGGGCAGCTTCACGCTGCGCGCGGCCAGCGCGGTCGTCGCCTCGGCGAACGCGCCCGCGCTCGGGAGCGCGCCGACCCGGTCGCCGACGGCGAA includes:
- the prmC gene encoding peptide chain release factor N(5)-glutamine methyltransferase; amino-acid sequence: MTIGEALRDAAVRLEPVGGTGRLDAAFLLAFAGGVTRQEMIAHRDRELDPDVAERFAAVVERRAAGEPLAYVTGEAGFHGRMFGVDRRVLVPRPETELAVEWAVRHVRAIGREGGKAADIGTGSGAIAVTLAAELPDLSVYASDVSADALDVARRNAARNNVFQHVTFVRGDLAAPLLPFAPFDALVANLPYVPSAACAPPPDPVSFEPLLARDGGGDGLDLYRRLLPDLPHLIAPRGIAILEAGPANASTLETLVREWLPTAGVETIRDYADLDRFVVAVVP
- a CDS encoding NADPH:quinone oxidoreductase family protein, translated to MRAIQVHTLGHPRELVLAEVPAPAPKPGEIALEVYAAGVNFPDALLAQGKYQDKPPLPFTLGVEVAGVVNALGEGVTDFAVGDRVGALPSAGAFAEATTALAARSVKLPDDLDFVTAAGMIMTYGTAYHGLVDRGRLRAGDRLAVTGAGGGVGTAAVDIGQALGAKVLGIVGSEAKLGAARDAGAAHVLVDGEDLAERVKTTIGALDVLFDNVGGDQFDALVRTLDWNARALIVGFTSGRIPAIPANRLLLRESEALGVYWGPWSAKNPAANRENFAAMFGLRRNGTLRPRVHERYTLANAPAAVEALMDRKLVGKAVVVVRD